The Vitis riparia cultivar Riparia Gloire de Montpellier isolate 1030 chromosome 3, EGFV_Vit.rip_1.0, whole genome shotgun sequence genome includes a region encoding these proteins:
- the LOC117911826 gene encoding cysteine-rich and transmembrane domain-containing protein WIH2-like, translated as MSNSYQHQPPVYPPPPAAAYPGGPHVAPPSADYPMKDGHGYPQNPASVESKAKGDGFWRGCCAGMCCCCLLDACF; from the exons ATGAGTAACTCCTATCAACACCAACCTCCTG TGTATCCACCACCACCTGCCGCAGCATACCCGGGAGGACCTCATGTGGCTCCACCTTCAGCCGATTATCCCATGAAAGATGGTCATGGCTACCCTCAAAATCCTGCTTCAGTAGAATCAAAGGCCAAGGGTGATGGATTCTGGAGAGGATG TTGTGCTGGCATGTGTTGCTGCTGCCTTTTGGATGCTTGCTTCTGA